One window from the genome of Prochlorococcus marinus CUG1438 encodes:
- a CDS encoding chlorophyll a/b binding light-harvesting protein, translating into MQTYGNPDTTYGWWAGNSGVANRSGKFIAAHVAHAGLIVFWAGAFTLFELSRFDPSVPMGHQPLIVLPHLATLGIGFDANGVAMGDTKPVLAIAIVHLVSSMVLAAGGLLHSLLLPGNLEDSDIARARKFNIEWDNPDKLTFILGHHLLFLGFAVIAFVEWARVHGIYDPAIGAVRQVEYELNLAKIWNHQADFLTIDSLEEVMGGHAFLAFVEITGGAWHIATKQVGEYTKFKGKGLLSAEAVLSWSLAGIGWMAIIAAFWSAANTTVYPVEYFGEPLQLKFSISPYWVDTVDLPDGEFTSRAWLANVHYYFGFFFIQGHLWHALRALGFDFKRVTNAISNIDSATITLKD; encoded by the coding sequence ATGCAAACCTATGGAAATCCAGATACCACTTATGGTTGGTGGGCTGGTAATTCAGGTGTAGCAAATCGCTCAGGAAAATTTATCGCTGCTCATGTAGCTCATGCAGGATTAATTGTTTTCTGGGCTGGTGCTTTCACCCTTTTTGAACTTTCACGATTCGACCCTAGCGTCCCAATGGGTCATCAACCTTTAATTGTTCTTCCTCACCTAGCAACTCTTGGAATAGGGTTTGATGCCAACGGTGTAGCGATGGGAGATACTAAACCTGTTCTTGCGATAGCAATTGTTCACTTAGTTTCTTCTATGGTTTTAGCTGCTGGAGGACTTTTACATTCTTTACTTCTTCCTGGAAATTTAGAAGATTCAGATATTGCCAGAGCAAGAAAATTCAATATTGAATGGGATAATCCAGACAAATTGACTTTTATTCTTGGACATCATCTACTTTTCTTAGGATTTGCAGTTATTGCTTTCGTTGAGTGGGCCAGAGTTCATGGAATTTACGATCCAGCTATTGGTGCTGTAAGACAAGTTGAATATGAACTAAATTTAGCAAAAATTTGGAATCATCAAGCTGACTTCTTGACTATTGATAGTCTTGAAGAGGTAATGGGTGGTCATGCTTTCCTAGCTTTTGTTGAGATCACAGGTGGTGCTTGGCATATTGCTACAAAACAGGTGGGCGAATACACAAAATTCAAAGGTAAAGGTCTTCTATCTGCTGAAGCAGTTCTATCTTGGTCTCTAGCAGGTATAGGTTGGATGGCTATTATTGCGGCTTTCTGGAGTGCAGCTAATACAACTGTTTATCCTGTTGAATACTTTGGTGAACCACTACAGTTAAAGTTTAGTATTTCTCCTTATTGGGTTGATACTGTTGATCTTCCTGACGGTGAATTTACATCAAGGGCATGGTTAGCAAATGTTCACTACTACTTTGGTTTCTTCTTTATTCAAGGTCATTTATGGCATGCTCTTAGAGCATTAGGCTTTGATTTCAAGAGAGTTACCAATGCTATTAGTAATATCGATAGTGCGACAATTACTCTTAAAGATTAA
- a CDS encoding TIGR02450 family Trp-rich protein — translation MDNFWTSKKPINGLRHFVLINETRENGKIIFLMVSVLDSEINLKITFEELINSGNWNEGWINLPKLESISEEYTNFKSSKKLIGIDEIFVNEDSSFNIS, via the coding sequence TTGGACAATTTCTGGACTTCTAAAAAACCCATAAATGGATTGAGACATTTTGTTTTAATAAATGAGACGAGGGAAAATGGAAAAATTATTTTTTTGATGGTTTCTGTACTCGATTCTGAAATTAATTTAAAAATTACCTTCGAAGAATTAATAAATAGTGGAAATTGGAATGAAGGCTGGATAAATCTTCCCAAGCTTGAATCGATTTCCGAAGAATATACTAATTTTAAATCCAGCAAGAAATTAATAGGAATCGATGAGATATTTGTTAATGAGGATTCTTCATTTAATATTTCTTAA